From the genome of Populus trichocarpa isolate Nisqually-1 chromosome 15, P.trichocarpa_v4.1, whole genome shotgun sequence, one region includes:
- the LOC7457626 gene encoding probable beta-1,4-xylosyltransferase IRX10L isoform X1: MQKDPRCLTHMFAAEIFMHRFLLSSPVRTLNPKEGDWFYTPVYTTCDLTLNSLYLPFKSPRMIRSATQLISSNWPYWNRTEGADHFFVVPHDFGACFHYQEEKAIERGILPLLQHATLVQTFGQRNHVCLKDGSITVPSYAPPQKMQTHLIPEKTPRSIFVYFRGLFYDVGNDPEGGYYARGARAAVWENFKDNPLFDISTEHPTTYYEDMQQAVFCLCPLSWAPWSPRLVEALIFGYIPVIIVDDIVLPFADAIPWEEIGVFVDEKDVPNLDTILTSIPPEVILRKQRLLANPSMKQAMLFPQLAQAGDAFHQVLNGLARKLSHDRNVYLKSGEKILNWTAGLVGDLKP, translated from the exons ATGCAAAAGGACCCAAGATGCCTCACCCACATGTTTGCAGCTGAGATCTTTATGCATCGGTTCCTATTATCTAGCCCTGTACGAACGCTCAATCCCAAGGAAGGTGATTGGTTTTATACCCCTGTATATACAACTTGTGATTTGACTCTAAATAGCCTTTATTTGCCTTTCAAATCACCACGAATGATAAGAAGTGCTACACAACTTATTTCTTCAAACTGGCCTTATTGGAATCGGACTGAAGGTGCTGACCACTTTTTTGTTGTGCCACACGACTTTGGTGCATGCTTCCACTATCAA GAAGAGAAGGCTATCGAAAGAGGAATTCTTCCCTTGCTCCAACATGCCACCTTGGTGCAAACTTTTGGACAAAGAAATCATGTTTGCTTAAAAGATGGCTCCATTACAGTTCCTTCATATGCCCCCCCACAGAAAATGCAAACCCACCTGATTCCTGAAAAAACACCTCGGTCAATTTTTGTTTACTTCAGAGGATTGTTTTATGATGTAGGAAATGACCCAGAAGGTGGCTACTATGCAAG AGGTGCACGAGCAGCAGTCTGGGAGAACTTCAAGGACAATCCACTTTTTGACATTTCCACAGAGCACCCAACAACGTATTACGAAGACATGCAACAAGCTGTTTTCTGTTTGTGCCCCCTCAGCTGGGCTCCATGGAGTCCGAGATTGGTTGAAGCACTGATATTTGGTTATATCCCTGTTATTATAGTTGACGATATTGTTTTACCCTTTGCTGATGCAATCCCATGGGAAGAAATTGGGGTGTTTGTAGACGAGAAAGATGTTCCAAATTTGGACACCATACTCACTTCCATTCCACCTGAAGTGATATTGAGGAAGCAGAGACTGCTTGCAAACCCTTCAATGAAGCAGGCAATGCTATTCCCACAACTTGCTCAAGCAGGAGATGCTTTCCATCAAGTTTTGAATGGACTTGCTCGAAAATTGTCTCATGATAGAAATGTTTACCTGAAGTCTGGTGAGAAGATCTTAAACTGGACTGCAGGCCTAGTCGGTGACCTGAAACCTTAG
- the LOC7457626 gene encoding probable beta-1,4-xylosyltransferase IRX10L isoform X3, protein MNFQVNTIRRLCKRTQDASPTCLQLRSLCIGSYYLALYERSIPRKEEKAIERGILPLLQHATLVQTFGQRNHVCLKDGSITVPSYAPPQKMQTHLIPEKTPRSIFVYFRGLFYDVGNDPEGGYYARGARAAVWENFKDNPLFDISTEHPTTYYEDMQQAVFCLCPLSWAPWSPRLVEALIFGYIPVIIVDDIVLPFADAIPWEEIGVFVDEKDVPNLDTILTSIPPEVILRKQRLLANPSMKQAMLFPQLAQAGDAFHQVLNGLARKLSHDRNVYLKSGEKILNWTAGLVGDLKP, encoded by the exons ATGAACTTCCAAGTAAATACAATAAGAAGATTATGCAAAAGGACCCAAGATGCCTCACCCACATGTTTGCAGCTGAGATCTTTATGCATCGGTTCCTATTATCTAGCCCTGTACGAACGCTCAATCCCAAGGAAG GAAGAGAAGGCTATCGAAAGAGGAATTCTTCCCTTGCTCCAACATGCCACCTTGGTGCAAACTTTTGGACAAAGAAATCATGTTTGCTTAAAAGATGGCTCCATTACAGTTCCTTCATATGCCCCCCCACAGAAAATGCAAACCCACCTGATTCCTGAAAAAACACCTCGGTCAATTTTTGTTTACTTCAGAGGATTGTTTTATGATGTAGGAAATGACCCAGAAGGTGGCTACTATGCAAG AGGTGCACGAGCAGCAGTCTGGGAGAACTTCAAGGACAATCCACTTTTTGACATTTCCACAGAGCACCCAACAACGTATTACGAAGACATGCAACAAGCTGTTTTCTGTTTGTGCCCCCTCAGCTGGGCTCCATGGAGTCCGAGATTGGTTGAAGCACTGATATTTGGTTATATCCCTGTTATTATAGTTGACGATATTGTTTTACCCTTTGCTGATGCAATCCCATGGGAAGAAATTGGGGTGTTTGTAGACGAGAAAGATGTTCCAAATTTGGACACCATACTCACTTCCATTCCACCTGAAGTGATATTGAGGAAGCAGAGACTGCTTGCAAACCCTTCAATGAAGCAGGCAATGCTATTCCCACAACTTGCTCAAGCAGGAGATGCTTTCCATCAAGTTTTGAATGGACTTGCTCGAAAATTGTCTCATGATAGAAATGTTTACCTGAAGTCTGGTGAGAAGATCTTAAACTGGACTGCAGGCCTAGTCGGTGACCTGAAACCTTAG
- the LOC7457626 gene encoding probable beta-1,4-xylosyltransferase IRX10L isoform X2: MQKDPRCLTHMFAAEIFMHRFLLSSPVRTLNPKEGADHFFVVPHDFGACFHYQEEKAIERGILPLLQHATLVQTFGQRNHVCLKDGSITVPSYAPPQKMQTHLIPEKTPRSIFVYFRGLFYDVGNDPEGGYYARGARAAVWENFKDNPLFDISTEHPTTYYEDMQQAVFCLCPLSWAPWSPRLVEALIFGYIPVIIVDDIVLPFADAIPWEEIGVFVDEKDVPNLDTILTSIPPEVILRKQRLLANPSMKQAMLFPQLAQAGDAFHQVLNGLARKLSHDRNVYLKSGEKILNWTAGLVGDLKP; the protein is encoded by the exons ATGCAAAAGGACCCAAGATGCCTCACCCACATGTTTGCAGCTGAGATCTTTATGCATCGGTTCCTATTATCTAGCCCTGTACGAACGCTCAATCCCAAGGAAG GTGCTGACCACTTTTTTGTTGTGCCACACGACTTTGGTGCATGCTTCCACTATCAA GAAGAGAAGGCTATCGAAAGAGGAATTCTTCCCTTGCTCCAACATGCCACCTTGGTGCAAACTTTTGGACAAAGAAATCATGTTTGCTTAAAAGATGGCTCCATTACAGTTCCTTCATATGCCCCCCCACAGAAAATGCAAACCCACCTGATTCCTGAAAAAACACCTCGGTCAATTTTTGTTTACTTCAGAGGATTGTTTTATGATGTAGGAAATGACCCAGAAGGTGGCTACTATGCAAG AGGTGCACGAGCAGCAGTCTGGGAGAACTTCAAGGACAATCCACTTTTTGACATTTCCACAGAGCACCCAACAACGTATTACGAAGACATGCAACAAGCTGTTTTCTGTTTGTGCCCCCTCAGCTGGGCTCCATGGAGTCCGAGATTGGTTGAAGCACTGATATTTGGTTATATCCCTGTTATTATAGTTGACGATATTGTTTTACCCTTTGCTGATGCAATCCCATGGGAAGAAATTGGGGTGTTTGTAGACGAGAAAGATGTTCCAAATTTGGACACCATACTCACTTCCATTCCACCTGAAGTGATATTGAGGAAGCAGAGACTGCTTGCAAACCCTTCAATGAAGCAGGCAATGCTATTCCCACAACTTGCTCAAGCAGGAGATGCTTTCCATCAAGTTTTGAATGGACTTGCTCGAAAATTGTCTCATGATAGAAATGTTTACCTGAAGTCTGGTGAGAAGATCTTAAACTGGACTGCAGGCCTAGTCGGTGACCTGAAACCTTAG
- the LOC7481775 gene encoding BTB/POZ domain and ankyrin repeat-containing protein NPR1 isoform X2 codes for MRRNPMAGSASITSHTMDDDLHMKLLYLENRVAFARLFFPTEAKLAMDIAHAAPTPEFAGLAASKGSDGNLRGDDLDETPIMQNIRLRSRMEALMKTVEMGRRYFPNCSEVLDKFMEDDLPDLFYHEKGTPDEQRIKRTRFMELKEDVQGAFIRDKAEINTTNC; via the exons ATGAGAAGGAATCCAATGGCTGGGAGTGCCTCCATCACTTCCCATACAATGGATGATGATCTTCACATGAAGCTGCTATACCTGGAGAACAGAG TGGCATTTGCAAGATTATTCTTCCCTACTGAAGCCAAGCTAGCCATGGACATTGCACATGCTGCACCAACACCAGAATTTGCTGGTCTTGCTGCATCAAAAGGTTCTGACGGGAATTTGAGGGGGGATGACCTAGATGAGACACCAATAATGCAGAACATAAGACTTCGTTCTAGGATGGAAGCCCTAATGAAAACAG TTGAAATGGGCCGGCGATACTTCCCCAATTGCTCCGAAGTGCTCGATAAGTTCATGGAGGATGACCTTCCTGATTTGTTTTACCATGAAAAGGGTACCCCAGATGAACAAAGAATAAAGAGGACACGTTTCATGGAGCTTAAAGAGGATGTTCAGGGGGCATTTATCAGGGACAAGGCTGAGATTAACACCACTAATTGTTGA